The genomic window GGATAGGGTATCTCCGTTTCATTTAACAAGTCGACAGAGAAGAACGAATAATCCATATTGTACAAATTGACAATCGTGGTGATATTTATTAAGCGTTGTACTGCCATAAAAGGATAAACTATGTTCAATCAATTTTTTAATTTCCTTTTTATGTTTTGTGTTCCTTTTATGATTATTGGTTGTAGCACAATTTTTTCAGCGCAGGAATGGAGTGATAACTACGCGCTAATGGATGGAGTGCAATCAACAAGCCCGCAAATGATTGATGGAAATCTTGAAACTATAGGAGAAGCAGCGTTTACATCAGATAACACAATATATGCATTAAATGATGAAGGAGATTTTGTCCGAAATGATTCTATAGTGGTTGTTTCATTACCAGAAAAGAAAAAAATTTATAGGATTATACTTCATTCGGATAATTTAAAACATTTTATCGTATACGTGGATAAAGGTAGAAAAACAAAAAGTGAAGATTGGCATCGTATTATAGAGATGCGAGATGTAATATCAAAAAAAATTGATCTCAAACTCAAGATGCCCTATTATACACATCAGATTAAGATTCGTATATTGAAGACTCATCCACAAGTTCAAAAATATGGAATAGCCACAATAGGATCTGGAAGGCTTGATAGAACAATATTTACCAATCGTAGATCTATTCATTTACCGGGCAGAATACAGGAAATTGAGATTTATGGTTTTAAAACTATAGAATAGTATGAACAGTATTAAGAAAAATAAAAAATCCGAGATGTTCTCGCGAAATGAAGTTGACATGGGAAAAAGAAAAATCCGCGTCATCCGTGTAATCCGCATAATCCGCGATTCAGACAAAGAGGTGTTGGGATTATGAAACGTTACCCTGAATATAAAGAGAGTGGTGTGGAGTGGATTGGGGGGATGCCGAAACATTGGGAAGTCTTGAAAGTGAAACGTGTTGGTTTGAGTAATCCTTCCAAGAATAATCCTAAGACGACTTGTCTTAAAGATCAGCAGGTGGTTTTCCTTCCAATGGAGCGGGTTCATACTGATGGGACGATTGACCAAGAATTAAGGTTGCCTTACTCTCAACTGAAAAATGGCTACACCTATTTTGAGGAAGGTGATATTCTCATAGCAAAAGTAACTCCTTGTTTTGAAAATGGAAAGATTGTCCACATAAAGAATTTGGCAACTTCAGTTGGGTTTGGCTCGACTGAGTTTATTGTCATTCGTCCTGATCTGCAAACGGTATTTCCACCTTTTTTGTATTATATTTTCCGTAGTAAACCACTTCGTAGCATTGGTAAACATTTTATGACCAGTGCGGTTGGTCTGAAACGAGTCCCAACTGAGTTTGTTGAAAATTTTCGGGTTCCAATACCGGCTTACCAAGAACAAACCCAAATCGCCAACTTTCTTGACCGGAAGACCGGACAGATTGACGAGCTCATCCGCATTAAAGAACGACAGATAGAACTGCTGCAGGAACAACGCACGGTGCTGATAAATCAGGCAGTGACAAAAGGACTTGACCCGAATGTGGACATGAAACTGTCGGGTATGGAGTGGATTGGGGAGATACCAGCGCATTGGGAAGTCAATAGACTCAAATACGTTGCGAAGATACTACCAAGTAATGTTGATAAACATATCTATCCAGATGAGATCCAGGTCAGATTATGCAATTATACCGATGTTTATTACAACGATTATATTACAGTTGATACCGTTTTGAAAAAGGGTAGTTGTAAGGAAAGTGAGTTTGTGCAATTTGTTTTGAGGAAAGGCGATGTTATAATTACCAAAGACTCTGAAACCCCAGATGATATTGGCGTTCCAACTTATGTCAAAGACGATTTAAACGATGTTGTGTGTGGGTATCATTTAACATTGATTAGACCACTTGCTTGTCGTGGCGAGTTCATTTTTAGGTTTATTCAATCCGATAGGACGAGAAGATATTTTGCGGTGAATTCAAATGGAATTACCAGATATGGCTTGGGAAAAGCATCAATTGAAAATCTGCTCTTACCCATACCCCCTGATTCCGAACAACGCCAAATCGCCAATTTCCTTGACGACAAAACCGAGCAGATTGACGAACTGATAGCCGCGGAGCAGCGAAAGATCGAACTCCTCAAAGAATACCGTCAATCCCTCATCTCCGAAGCGGTGACCGGCAAGATAGATGTACGAAATGAGGTTTAGATCCTATCTTGTTATTTTCTGAGTTGGCGTGTGATACATATCGCGTTGATTTTTTCGGTGTTTCTATGCTATACTTTGCAAAACGTTTTTTCAACACTTGGAAGTTATAGACATCTATGCCCGAAACCCAAGAGACTCAGATAGAACACTTCCCTGACCGTAGCCTCAGACGCTTGCTTCAAGACAGGGAATATGTGCGGGGGTTAGTCCAAATTATCGCACCGGACATCGAGGTGTTTCTCGACTTCAGCCGGATTACATACGAAAAAAGAAGTTTTATCTCTAAAGCCCTGCAAGAACGCGAGTCAGATGTCCTACTGAGTGTCCCGTTTCAAGAAGGCACGGATGCCACAGATACCGATGCGCTGCTCATCTATATCCTCATTGAACATCAATCTACAGTGGATAAAACGATGGGGTTTCGGTTATTGTCTTACATGATGCAAATCTGGGAGTCGCAACGGCGGGAATGGGAAACGGCGAAGATTCCAGAAAATGAAAGATTTTTACAGCCGATCCTGCCAATTCTGCTTTATACGGGCGACCGTCCGTGGACAGTGCCGGTGTCCCTGACGACGCTTATGGATGTTCCTGAAATTTTGGAGCGTTTCGTCCCGAGTTTTGACACGCTGTTTTTAGGGGTCAAGGAGACTGAGGCGGAGGCATTGACGCGATCCGGACATCCGTTGGGCTGGTTGTTGCATGTGCTTCAAAAGGAGCATTCGGACAAGACAGAGATAAGCGAAGCACTAACAGATGCCGTGTCGCATTTAGCGTCAGTAGATGAGGATTTCGCACCGCAAATTGCGGAGGCACTCCGGTATTTTGTGCAGTTGATATTCCATCGGCGTTCTCTTGACGAGCGCGATGCGTTAGTAGATATTATTAGACAACATATTCAAGACGATAAGGAGTTAGAGACAATGGCACAGACAACGGCTGAGTTTCTCATAGAACAAGGCAAAGCGGAAGGTAAAGTGGAAGGCAAAGCGGAAGGTAAAGCAGAAGGCATAGAACAAGGCAAAGCAGAAGGTAAAGCGGAAGGTAAAGTGGAAGGTAAACAGGACGCGGTCCTCAAACTCCTGCAGCTCCGATTTCAGAACGTGCCTGAAGTGCTTTCACGTGAAATCAGCAATATCCACAATTTACTGCTCCTCGACGCGCTTTTAGAGCAAGCGATGACCGCGCAAAGTTTAGATGAAATAGATACGCATTTCTCCTTAAACTCTCCCTGAAATGG from Candidatus Poribacteria bacterium includes these protein-coding regions:
- a CDS encoding restriction endonuclease subunit S, which gives rise to MKRYPEYKESGVEWIGGMPKHWEVLKVKRVGLSNPSKNNPKTTCLKDQQVVFLPMERVHTDGTIDQELRLPYSQLKNGYTYFEEGDILIAKVTPCFENGKIVHIKNLATSVGFGSTEFIVIRPDLQTVFPPFLYYIFRSKPLRSIGKHFMTSAVGLKRVPTEFVENFRVPIPAYQEQTQIANFLDRKTGQIDELIRIKERQIELLQEQRTVLINQAVTKGLDPNVDMKLSGMEWIGEIPAHWEVNRLKYVAKILPSNVDKHIYPDEIQVRLCNYTDVYYNDYITVDTVLKKGSCKESEFVQFVLRKGDVIITKDSETPDDIGVPTYVKDDLNDVVCGYHLTLIRPLACRGEFIFRFIQSDRTRRYFAVNSNGITRYGLGKASIENLLLPIPPDSEQRQIANFLDDKTEQIDELIAAEQRKIELLKEYRQSLISEAVTGKIDVRNEV
- a CDS encoding Rpn family recombination-promoting nuclease/putative transposase; translation: MPETQETQIEHFPDRSLRRLLQDREYVRGLVQIIAPDIEVFLDFSRITYEKRSFISKALQERESDVLLSVPFQEGTDATDTDALLIYILIEHQSTVDKTMGFRLLSYMMQIWESQRREWETAKIPENERFLQPILPILLYTGDRPWTVPVSLTTLMDVPEILERFVPSFDTLFLGVKETEAEALTRSGHPLGWLLHVLQKEHSDKTEISEALTDAVSHLASVDEDFAPQIAEALRYFVQLIFHRRSLDERDALVDIIRQHIQDDKELETMAQTTAEFLIEQGKAEGKVEGKAEGKAEGIEQGKAEGKAEGKVEGKQDAVLKLLQLRFQNVPEVLSREISNIHNLLLLDALLEQAMTAQSLDEIDTHFSLNSP